A region from the Onychostoma macrolepis isolate SWU-2019 chromosome 18, ASM1243209v1, whole genome shotgun sequence genome encodes:
- the LOC131523932 gene encoding uncharacterized protein LOC131523932 isoform X3, which produces MSCQVMMRHKFRPCPSCQTPNQVRKLEAVVYKPILFIGKQNKKASNKWVADIITHLHPTPVTRNVLEKMRRAYEFILTKATSTAQQLDSDIPTAEQYNSPSQEQHSGSILEPESLTEDLPESLTVEQPESLTEDLPESLTVEQPENLTKESEAVFILNLVSLSSPHSPTSLSPPSSTTFTAVLPPQSSPPPPPLPCSKSLQQRKERTKTSICSPAPSATSVSPPSLIPTDLSLPQSCPPPAASSISQSLSQEGPSVKKKRKVAKLGMTHGSLPASSSIFCQCLQIPAIFHHDSLLTLNTWTRQAHFSSECVVVVVLLAVLH; this is translated from the exons ATGTCTTGTCAAGTTATGATGAGGCACAAATTCCGGCCCTGCCCATCTTGCCAGACTCCCAATCAG GTGCGGAAACTTGAGGCAGTGGTTTACAagcctattttatttattggaaaacaaaataaaaaggctTCAAATAAGTGGGTTGCAGACATAATTACCCATCTGCACCCCACTCCTGTcacaagaaatgttttggagAAGATGCGAAGGGCTTATGAATTTATCTTGACTAAGG CAACCTCCACAGCACAGCAGCTGGACAGTGACATCCCCACAGCAGAGCAGTACAACAGCCCCAGTCAGGAGCAGCACAGTGGTTCCATTCTGGAGCCGGAGAGCCTCACCGAGGACCTGCCGGAGAGCCTCACCGTGGAGCAGCCGGAGAGCCTCACCGAGGACCTGCCGGAGAGCCTCACTGTGGAGCAGCCGGAGAATCTCACAAAGGAGTCCGAGGCTGTATTTATACTCAACCTTGTTTCTCTGTCTTCCCCACACTCTCCaacttctctctctcctccatcTTCTACTACTTTTACAGCTGTTCTTCCTCCACAGTCTTctccacctccacctccacTGCCATGCTCTAAGTCTTTGCAACAGAGGAAGGAAAGGACAAAAACCTCAATCTGTTCACCAGCACCTTCTGCCACCTCTGTCTCTCCTCCATCTCTTATCCCCACAGATCTCTCCCTTCCACAGTCTTGTCCTCCACCAGCTGCCTCTTCCATCTCCCAGTCCTTGAGTCAGGAGGGGCCAAGtgtgaagaagaaaagaaagg TGGCAAAACTTGGGATGACACATGGGAGCCTGCCAGCGAGTTCCAGCATTTTTTGCCAGTGTCTCCAAATCCCAGCCATCTTTCACCATGACAGTCTCCTCACCCTGAACACCTGGACTCGTCAAGCACACTTCAGTTCTgagtgtgttgttgttgttgttttgcttgCTGTTCTTCATTAA
- the LOC131523932 gene encoding mucin-7-like isoform X4: protein MMRHKFRPCPSCQTPNQVRKLEAVVYKPILFIGKQNKKASNKWVADIITHLHPTPVTRNVLEKMRRAYEFILTKATSTAQQLDSDIPTAEQYNSPSQEQHSGSILEPESLTEDLPESLTVEQPESLTEDLPESLTVEQPENLTKESEAVFILNLVSLSSPHSPTSLSPPSSTTFTAVLPPQSSPPPPPLPCSKSLQQRKERTKTSICSPAPSATSVSPPSLIPTDLSLPQSCPPPAASSISQSLSQEGPSVKKKRKVAKLGMTHGSLPASSSIFCQCLQIPAIFHHDSLLTLNTWTRQAHFSSECVVVVVLLAVLH from the exons ATGATGAGGCACAAATTCCGGCCCTGCCCATCTTGCCAGACTCCCAATCAG GTGCGGAAACTTGAGGCAGTGGTTTACAagcctattttatttattggaaaacaaaataaaaaggctTCAAATAAGTGGGTTGCAGACATAATTACCCATCTGCACCCCACTCCTGTcacaagaaatgttttggagAAGATGCGAAGGGCTTATGAATTTATCTTGACTAAGG CAACCTCCACAGCACAGCAGCTGGACAGTGACATCCCCACAGCAGAGCAGTACAACAGCCCCAGTCAGGAGCAGCACAGTGGTTCCATTCTGGAGCCGGAGAGCCTCACCGAGGACCTGCCGGAGAGCCTCACCGTGGAGCAGCCGGAGAGCCTCACCGAGGACCTGCCGGAGAGCCTCACTGTGGAGCAGCCGGAGAATCTCACAAAGGAGTCCGAGGCTGTATTTATACTCAACCTTGTTTCTCTGTCTTCCCCACACTCTCCaacttctctctctcctccatcTTCTACTACTTTTACAGCTGTTCTTCCTCCACAGTCTTctccacctccacctccacTGCCATGCTCTAAGTCTTTGCAACAGAGGAAGGAAAGGACAAAAACCTCAATCTGTTCACCAGCACCTTCTGCCACCTCTGTCTCTCCTCCATCTCTTATCCCCACAGATCTCTCCCTTCCACAGTCTTGTCCTCCACCAGCTGCCTCTTCCATCTCCCAGTCCTTGAGTCAGGAGGGGCCAAGtgtgaagaagaaaagaaagg TGGCAAAACTTGGGATGACACATGGGAGCCTGCCAGCGAGTTCCAGCATTTTTTGCCAGTGTCTCCAAATCCCAGCCATCTTTCACCATGACAGTCTCCTCACCCTGAACACCTGGACTCGTCAAGCACACTTCAGTTCTgagtgtgttgttgttgttgttttgcttgCTGTTCTTCATTAA
- the LOC131523932 gene encoding uncharacterized protein LOC131523932 isoform X2 produces MSCQVMMRHKFRPCPSCQTPNQASRKSCYVCFGSLSTKQKINYKVVSLDSQWGQSVKKSRNVGRIIDSARIAVRKLEAVVYKPILFIGKQNKKASNKWVADIITHLHPTPVTRNVLEKMRRAYEFILTKATSTAQQLDSDIPTAEQYNSPSQEQHSGSILEPESLTEDLPESLTVEQPESLTEDLPESLTVEQPENLTKESEAVFILNLVSLSSPHSPTSLSPPSSTTFTAVLPPQSSPPPPPLPCSKSLQQRKERTKTSICSPAPSATSVSPPSLIPTDLSLPQSCPPPAASSISQSLSQEGPSVKKKRKGCRKCSRQKIFLFDQITGDFLD; encoded by the exons ATGTCTTGTCAAGTTATGATGAGGCACAAATTCCGGCCCTGCCCATCTTGCCAGACTCCCAATCAGGCAAGCAGGAAAAGTTGTTATGTCTGCTTTGGAAGTCTGTccactaaacaaaaaataaattacaaagtGGTGTCACTGGATAGCCAGTGGGGGCAATCTGTcaagaaaagcagaaatgttgGGCGCATAATTGATTCTGCCCGTATTGCA GTGCGGAAACTTGAGGCAGTGGTTTACAagcctattttatttattggaaaacaaaataaaaaggctTCAAATAAGTGGGTTGCAGACATAATTACCCATCTGCACCCCACTCCTGTcacaagaaatgttttggagAAGATGCGAAGGGCTTATGAATTTATCTTGACTAAGG CAACCTCCACAGCACAGCAGCTGGACAGTGACATCCCCACAGCAGAGCAGTACAACAGCCCCAGTCAGGAGCAGCACAGTGGTTCCATTCTGGAGCCGGAGAGCCTCACCGAGGACCTGCCGGAGAGCCTCACCGTGGAGCAGCCGGAGAGCCTCACCGAGGACCTGCCGGAGAGCCTCACTGTGGAGCAGCCGGAGAATCTCACAAAGGAGTCCGAGGCTGTATTTATACTCAACCTTGTTTCTCTGTCTTCCCCACACTCTCCaacttctctctctcctccatcTTCTACTACTTTTACAGCTGTTCTTCCTCCACAGTCTTctccacctccacctccacTGCCATGCTCTAAGTCTTTGCAACAGAGGAAGGAAAGGACAAAAACCTCAATCTGTTCACCAGCACCTTCTGCCACCTCTGTCTCTCCTCCATCTCTTATCCCCACAGATCTCTCCCTTCCACAGTCTTGTCCTCCACCAGCTGCCTCTTCCATCTCCCAGTCCTTGAGTCAGGAGGGGCCAAGtgtgaagaagaaaagaaagg GTTGCCGAAAATGTAGTAGACAGAAGATCTTcctgtttgatcaaataactgGGGATTTTCTTGACTAG
- the LOC131523932 gene encoding uncharacterized protein LOC131523932 isoform X1 — translation MMRHKFRPCPSCQTPNQASRKSCYVCFGSLSTKQKINYKVVSLDSQWGQSVKKSRNVGRIIDSARIAVRKLEAVVYKPILFIGKQNKKASNKWVADIITHLHPTPVTRNVLEKMRRAYEFILTKATSTAQQLDSDIPTAEQYNSPSQEQHSGSILEPESLTEDLPESLTVEQPESLTEDLPESLTVEQPENLTKESEAVFILNLVSLSSPHSPTSLSPPSSTTFTAVLPPQSSPPPPPLPCSKSLQQRKERTKTSICSPAPSATSVSPPSLIPTDLSLPQSCPPPAASSISQSLSQEGPSVKKKRKVAKLGMTHGSLPASSSIFCQCLQIPAIFHHDSLLTLNTWTRQAHFSSECVVVVVLLAVLH, via the exons ATGATGAGGCACAAATTCCGGCCCTGCCCATCTTGCCAGACTCCCAATCAGGCAAGCAGGAAAAGTTGTTATGTCTGCTTTGGAAGTCTGTccactaaacaaaaaataaattacaaagtGGTGTCACTGGATAGCCAGTGGGGGCAATCTGTcaagaaaagcagaaatgttgGGCGCATAATTGATTCTGCCCGTATTGCA GTGCGGAAACTTGAGGCAGTGGTTTACAagcctattttatttattggaaaacaaaataaaaaggctTCAAATAAGTGGGTTGCAGACATAATTACCCATCTGCACCCCACTCCTGTcacaagaaatgttttggagAAGATGCGAAGGGCTTATGAATTTATCTTGACTAAGG CAACCTCCACAGCACAGCAGCTGGACAGTGACATCCCCACAGCAGAGCAGTACAACAGCCCCAGTCAGGAGCAGCACAGTGGTTCCATTCTGGAGCCGGAGAGCCTCACCGAGGACCTGCCGGAGAGCCTCACCGTGGAGCAGCCGGAGAGCCTCACCGAGGACCTGCCGGAGAGCCTCACTGTGGAGCAGCCGGAGAATCTCACAAAGGAGTCCGAGGCTGTATTTATACTCAACCTTGTTTCTCTGTCTTCCCCACACTCTCCaacttctctctctcctccatcTTCTACTACTTTTACAGCTGTTCTTCCTCCACAGTCTTctccacctccacctccacTGCCATGCTCTAAGTCTTTGCAACAGAGGAAGGAAAGGACAAAAACCTCAATCTGTTCACCAGCACCTTCTGCCACCTCTGTCTCTCCTCCATCTCTTATCCCCACAGATCTCTCCCTTCCACAGTCTTGTCCTCCACCAGCTGCCTCTTCCATCTCCCAGTCCTTGAGTCAGGAGGGGCCAAGtgtgaagaagaaaagaaagg TGGCAAAACTTGGGATGACACATGGGAGCCTGCCAGCGAGTTCCAGCATTTTTTGCCAGTGTCTCCAAATCCCAGCCATCTTTCACCATGACAGTCTCCTCACCCTGAACACCTGGACTCGTCAAGCACACTTCAGTTCTgagtgtgttgttgttgttgttttgcttgCTGTTCTTCATTAA